A stretch of the Candidatus Jettenia sp. AMX2 genome encodes the following:
- a CDS encoding type 1 glutamine amidotransferase, translating to MILFIKHISIEGPGTIADFLEDNKIPYIIIDLSSGDRLPRLEKAFQSVISLGGPMNVYEEEKYPFLREEDTLLKRVVEEEVPFLGICLGAQLIAKATGAKVSKNPEKEIGWYKTVLNDYGLHDDLFKGFPEIFQVFQWHGDTFTIPEGGKRLAFSELCQNQVLKYGRNIYGIQFHVEITKDTIIQWADAYKGELESLKGIVSDKQKMLADYHALEKGYLKQSEQFYVNFFNVANLLKRKHYSFPQ from the coding sequence ATGATATTATTCATAAAACATATATCCATTGAAGGTCCTGGTACTATAGCAGACTTTCTTGAAGATAACAAAATACCATATATAATTATCGACCTGTCTTCCGGAGATAGATTGCCCAGATTAGAAAAGGCATTTCAGTCAGTCATATCTCTTGGAGGACCAATGAATGTGTATGAGGAAGAAAAATATCCGTTTTTGAGGGAAGAAGATACTTTACTTAAGAGAGTAGTTGAAGAGGAAGTGCCTTTTCTGGGCATTTGTTTGGGTGCACAACTCATTGCAAAGGCGACAGGCGCTAAGGTAAGCAAGAATCCGGAAAAAGAGATTGGTTGGTATAAAACGGTGTTAAATGATTATGGATTACATGATGATCTGTTTAAGGGCTTTCCTGAAATTTTTCAGGTATTCCAATGGCACGGTGATACTTTTACTATTCCGGAGGGAGGAAAAAGATTAGCCTTCTCGGAACTTTGTCAAAATCAGGTATTAAAATATGGCAGGAATATTTATGGTATCCAATTTCATGTAGAGATAACAAAAGACACGATCATTCAGTGGGCTGATGCTTATAAAGGAGAGTTGGAATCATTGAAGGGCATTGTTTCCGATAAACAAAAAATGCTCGCTGATTACCATGCATTGGAAAAAGGCTATCTGAAGCAGTCAGAACAGTTTTACGTCAATTTTTTTAACGTTGCAAATCTTTTGAAAAGAAAACATTATTCTTTTCCGCAGTAA
- the thiC gene encoding phosphomethylpyrimidine synthase ThiC: MTQLQKARQNIITQEMRQVAGDEDIDPEYVRSKIAEGKIIIPVNHKRKSAKACGIGAGLKTKVNANIGTSADYADSANELEKLRVVEEAGADAVMDLSTGGNLRSIRTKIIESTSITVGSVPIYEAAVKAVQQKRSIVDMTARDMLEAVRLHCEDGVDFITVHCGATKGVLKHLRESNRICGVVSRGGTFLAEWMIHNNRENPLYEEYDEILAIAREYDVTLSLGDAMRPGALADAFDRVQIYELNVLAELAQKALEAGVQVMVEGPGHVPLNQVTAQVQLQKELCKGVPFYVLGPIVTDIAPGYDHITSAIGGAIAAAAGADFLCYVTPTEHLSLPSPSDVRNGVMAARIAAHAADIAKGVKSAWEWDKKMSHYRRKRDWKGQFNTCIDPVVARSIREKGRPQNDEVCSMCAEYCVFKLTDKA, encoded by the coding sequence ATGACACAGTTACAAAAAGCTAGGCAAAATATTATTACACAAGAAATGCGGCAGGTTGCCGGAGATGAAGATATCGATCCTGAATATGTCAGATCAAAGATTGCAGAAGGAAAGATCATTATCCCTGTAAATCATAAGCGTAAATCTGCAAAGGCCTGTGGTATTGGGGCCGGTCTCAAAACAAAGGTCAATGCCAATATAGGTACCTCGGCAGATTATGCTGATAGTGCAAACGAACTCGAAAAATTACGGGTTGTGGAAGAGGCTGGAGCCGATGCTGTAATGGACCTCAGCACAGGCGGTAATTTGCGTTCGATACGGACAAAGATTATAGAATCAACTTCTATCACCGTGGGGAGCGTGCCGATTTATGAAGCGGCTGTAAAAGCCGTCCAGCAGAAGCGCTCGATTGTTGATATGACCGCAAGGGATATGCTTGAGGCCGTAAGACTGCATTGTGAGGATGGGGTTGATTTTATTACCGTCCATTGCGGCGCTACTAAGGGTGTTCTTAAGCATTTGAGGGAAAGCAACCGTATCTGCGGTGTCGTAAGCCGTGGGGGAACATTTTTGGCGGAGTGGATGATACATAATAACCGTGAGAATCCATTGTATGAAGAGTACGATGAGATACTGGCTATCGCCAGGGAGTATGATGTGACCCTGAGTCTGGGTGATGCCATGAGGCCGGGGGCCTTGGCGGATGCATTTGATCGCGTACAAATTTATGAACTGAATGTACTTGCAGAACTTGCCCAGAAAGCGCTGGAGGCAGGCGTGCAGGTTATGGTGGAAGGGCCCGGACATGTGCCTCTGAATCAGGTAACCGCTCAGGTTCAGTTGCAGAAAGAACTGTGCAAAGGGGTACCCTTCTATGTCCTGGGGCCAATTGTTACGGATATTGCTCCGGGTTATGACCATATTACCTCTGCTATCGGGGGGGCCATTGCGGCAGCGGCAGGGGCTGATTTTTTATGTTACGTAACTCCTACCGAACATTTGAGTTTGCCCAGTCCATCCGATGTAAGAAACGGCGTAATGGCCGCCAGAATAGCAGCTCATGCCGCTGATATTGCCAAGGGAGTTAAATCGGCATGGGAGTGGGATAAAAAGATGTCGCATTACAGAAGGAAGAGGGACTGGAAAGGGCAATTTAATACCTGCATCGATCCCGTAGTTGCCAGGAGTATCCGTGAAAAAGGGCGGCCGCAGAATGACGAAGTTTGTTCAATGTGCGCCGAATATTGTGTTTTTAAGCTGACTGATAAGGCGTAA
- a CDS encoding pseudouridine synthase, producing MPERLQKVLAEAGFGSRRECEKLIADGRVTVNGKSVTTLGTAVDPDKDTILCDGMPVRKQRKIYFLLNKPRGYVCTNRDEMERLKVVDILKNITQRVYTVGRLDKESEGIILITNDGELANKLSHPRYEVLKTYFVEVGGYLTDEAITALEKGVWLSFGKTGPLKIKDIHRGRQKSRFLMVLWEGKNREIRRMLAEYGFKVHILRRIKIGNLSDPDLRTGKYRKLTDREVEQLYASAEKEGTKGRVKNKRRGRHDTVTKS from the coding sequence ATGCCCGAAAGATTGCAAAAGGTGTTGGCCGAAGCCGGATTTGGCTCGCGTCGTGAATGTGAGAAGCTTATTGCTGATGGAAGGGTAACGGTTAACGGAAAAAGCGTTACCACCCTTGGTACTGCTGTTGATCCGGATAAAGACACGATTCTTTGTGACGGAATGCCGGTTCGGAAACAACGCAAGATTTATTTCCTGCTTAATAAACCACGAGGGTATGTGTGTACGAATCGTGATGAGATGGAACGTCTGAAAGTGGTCGATATATTGAAAAATATAACCCAGAGGGTGTATACGGTGGGGAGACTTGACAAGGAGAGTGAAGGGATCATTCTTATAACGAATGACGGTGAACTTGCAAACAAGTTATCTCATCCAAGATACGAGGTACTAAAGACCTATTTCGTTGAGGTTGGGGGATATCTGACGGACGAGGCAATTACGGCATTAGAAAAAGGTGTCTGGCTTTCCTTTGGTAAGACAGGGCCGCTGAAGATTAAGGACATACACAGAGGAAGGCAGAAAAGCAGGTTTCTGATGGTATTGTGGGAAGGTAAAAACCGGGAGATTCGCCGTATGCTTGCTGAGTATGGATTTAAAGTACATATCCTGCGCAGGATAAAAATTGGCAATTTATCCGATCCCGATTTAAGAACCGGCAAATACCGGAAACTGACAGACCGGGAAGTGGAACAGCTTTATGCATCAGCAGAAAAAGAGGGTACGAAGGGTCGTGTAAAGAACAAACGACGGGGGAGACATGACACAGTTACAAAAAGCTAG
- the recN gene encoding DNA repair protein RecN: MLQELYITNFVLIDRVTIKLCKQLNVFSGATGVGKSLVIGALNFIIGGRATSDIVRNGKDEATVIAKFHIEDNSILKQVRRISSNTAEIDEELLIQRSIDAGGRSRCRLNGIPITVSMLKEIGEILVSIHGQHEHETLLHGVNQLYILDDLGGVSSLREDFSEIYQQITEKTKLRDALKTNERERRQAMDLYAFQIDEIDRAQLKEGEVEELEKERNILANAEKIYTTATSCYLRLYESPEAIVSRLKSVVKELQQVVKLDDTLQKALDACNQALYQAEDAAFSLGKYKDEFNYDPQKLEHIEERLNTIQKLKAKYGSTVEEILLYRNEIQSRFQQLSQEGTTAEHIDEEIRILSELLKQKGHDLTQKRRLTADTLVPSINKELHELGIPDGRFYVQIASPFFDGKGDPQILQANSYGFDQIEFLISPNPGEDLKPLRKIASGGEISRVMLALKHQLAKVDKTSVLVFDEIDANIGGRMGEVIGEKLSSIARSHQVICITHLPQIACFADEQWKVTKFVNDGKTYSTIENLSGKDRLEEIADMIRGSEKTDITRKQAQEMLRDAKKKTGMVHRKDTKNAKESLK; encoded by the coding sequence GTGTTACAGGAATTATACATAACCAATTTTGTATTGATTGATAGAGTAACCATTAAACTTTGTAAGCAGTTGAACGTATTTAGCGGGGCAACGGGGGTAGGAAAATCGTTAGTAATTGGTGCGCTGAATTTTATTATTGGTGGCCGTGCAACTTCAGATATCGTACGGAACGGAAAAGATGAAGCAACGGTTATTGCTAAATTCCATATTGAGGACAACAGTATTTTAAAGCAGGTGAGAAGGATTTCCAGCAATACCGCAGAAATTGATGAAGAACTGTTAATCCAGAGAAGTATTGATGCCGGCGGAAGGAGCAGGTGCAGGCTGAACGGGATTCCAATCACCGTATCCATGCTGAAGGAGATCGGAGAAATATTAGTGAGCATTCATGGCCAGCACGAGCATGAGACCTTATTGCACGGGGTTAATCAGCTTTATATTCTGGATGACCTGGGAGGTGTTTCCTCACTACGGGAAGATTTTTCGGAGATATATCAGCAGATTACAGAGAAGACAAAACTACGGGATGCCCTGAAAACAAATGAACGGGAAAGAAGGCAAGCGATGGATTTATATGCCTTCCAGATTGATGAGATTGACAGGGCACAGCTCAAAGAGGGGGAGGTTGAAGAACTTGAAAAAGAAAGAAATATTCTTGCCAATGCTGAAAAAATATATACTACCGCCACGTCTTGTTATCTGCGTCTCTATGAATCTCCGGAAGCCATTGTCTCAAGACTAAAGTCTGTTGTTAAGGAATTGCAACAGGTTGTAAAACTTGACGATACCTTGCAAAAAGCGCTTGATGCGTGTAATCAGGCCCTCTATCAGGCAGAGGATGCTGCCTTTTCTTTGGGAAAATATAAAGACGAATTTAACTATGATCCTCAGAAACTGGAACACATTGAAGAACGGTTAAATACGATTCAAAAGCTGAAGGCAAAATATGGCAGTACGGTAGAAGAAATTTTGTTGTATCGCAATGAAATACAATCAAGATTTCAGCAGCTATCTCAGGAAGGAACAACGGCGGAACACATTGACGAAGAGATAAGGATATTATCAGAGTTATTAAAACAGAAAGGCCATGACTTAACACAAAAACGCCGTTTAACGGCTGATACCCTGGTCCCTTCGATAAATAAGGAGCTTCATGAGTTGGGCATACCCGATGGCAGGTTTTATGTCCAAATAGCATCCCCCTTTTTTGACGGTAAGGGAGACCCGCAGATTCTGCAAGCAAATAGTTACGGCTTCGATCAGATTGAGTTTCTTATTTCACCGAATCCCGGAGAAGATTTGAAGCCGCTAAGGAAGATTGCTTCTGGCGGTGAAATCTCACGGGTTATGCTTGCTTTAAAACACCAGTTAGCCAAAGTCGATAAAACATCAGTACTGGTTTTTGATGAGATTGATGCCAATATTGGCGGCAGGATGGGCGAGGTAATCGGTGAAAAGCTAAGCAGCATTGCAAGGTCTCATCAGGTAATTTGCATTACCCACCTTCCTCAGATTGCCTGTTTTGCAGATGAACAATGGAAGGTAACGAAGTTTGTAAATGACGGCAAGACGTATTCTACTATTGAAAACCTGTCCGGCAAGGACCGTCTTGAGGAAATTGCTGATATGATCAGGGGGAGTGAAAAAACGGATATTACCAGAAAACAGGCACAGGAAATGTTGCGCGATGCGAAAAAGAAAACAGGAATGGTTCACCGCAAAGACACAAAGAACGCTAAAGAAAGTTTGAAATGA
- the metG gene encoding methionine--tRNA ligase subunit beta: MGNGTHEQRKKRVEMISIEDFLKIDLRVAEVKHAEPHPNADKLLILKIDAGDGVADRQIVAGIRNSYKPEELVGKRIVIVNNLAPAVLRGVESQGMLLAAKDGDQVVILTTEKDIKPGSKVQ; encoded by the coding sequence GTGGGCAACGGTACCCATGAACAGAGGAAGAAGAGGGTAGAGATGATTTCAATCGAGGATTTTTTAAAGATAGACCTGCGTGTTGCCGAGGTAAAGCATGCCGAGCCTCATCCCAATGCGGATAAGCTGCTTATCCTGAAAATTGATGCGGGGGATGGTGTGGCAGACAGGCAGATTGTTGCAGGAATCAGGAATTCCTATAAGCCTGAAGAACTTGTAGGGAAACGTATTGTTATTGTAAATAATCTGGCCCCTGCGGTTCTGAGGGGTGTCGAAAGCCAGGGAATGTTGCTGGCGGCAAAGGATGGTGATCAGGTTGTAATCCTGACAACAGAAAAGGATATCAAACCTGGTTCTAAAGTACAATAA
- a CDS encoding LexA family transcriptional regulator produces the protein MGSHHAFGVSHTHIRDIEDGKSVPSFEMVIKFLIAYGIDIEMFLRETGYLSSRVEPEGLGAARRVPVISWAQAGNWQELCANFQYGGHEEYVETDSKGIFALRVRGDSMETEFLEGDIIIVINPYLKPEHNDYHEYKELSLWQASYLSCRHMYPYHANRHRLI, from the coding sequence ATGGGGAGTCATCATGCCTTCGGGGTTTCTCATACGCACATACGGGATATAGAAGACGGCAAAAGTGTCCCGTCTTTTGAAATGGTGATAAAGTTTCTCATCGCTTACGGGATAGATATAGAGATGTTCCTGCGGGAGACGGGATATTTGTCGTCTCGTGTAGAACCGGAAGGTCTGGGGGCGGCAAGGCGTGTGCCGGTAATTTCATGGGCGCAGGCGGGGAATTGGCAGGAGTTATGCGCCAACTTTCAGTATGGCGGGCATGAGGAATATGTAGAAACTGATTCAAAAGGAATTTTTGCCCTCAGGGTGAGGGGGGACAGCATGGAGACGGAATTCCTCGAAGGCGATATTATCATAGTTATCAACCCTTACCTGAAACCAGAACATAATGACTATCATGAATATAAGGAATTATCATTATGGCAAGCGAGCTACTTGTCCTGTCGGCACATGTATCCATATCATGCCAACCGTCACCGTTTGATATGA
- a CDS encoding transposase zinc-binding domain-containing protein, giving the protein MLLDNHYENLERRYEERFGQKYGYFRPVIREVVRNYLTCGDLKNGFARVRCGDCSKEYLLAFSCKAP; this is encoded by the coding sequence ATGCTGCTTGATAACCACTATGAAAACCTCGAACGGCGCTATGAAGAACGGTTTGGCCAAAAATACGGTTACTTTCGTCCTGTCATTAGAGAGGTTGTCCGGAATTATTTGACCTGCGGCGACCTGAAGAATGGCTTTGCCAGGGTGCGCTGCGGTGATTGCAGTAAGGAATATCTGCTTGCCTTTAGCTGTAAAGCCCCCTAA
- a CDS encoding LamG domain-containing protein has protein sequence MKIFGMKGKILLVVAMVLMFVSDGAVAFNSSDCPGGMVSYWTFDDQLNPGKDDYGNNHGTSIVNANWSANGKVGGAMRFYGTSYSGGDSYIDIADGAVNLQTLSVAAWVKSAVPYQYWGCYISNCQPGYDPDQWAAWWGCCAYGEGRQDNIHFGVQGLEGFSGNTDLDSNWHFVVVVNDMASNERRIYVDGQLDGTSTAFPYGNQGSQGHLRIGQDTCYDERFNGWVDEIAIFNRALTASEIQQMYNHGLAGKGYCETVPGGTRIYQEDPDEEHPNYDHPLQGFYYYVTYNKPTGAIAAKWKVKHGYYDPYEINIPQDCWDADPTKLMLRLYSNSNDGMGQSVSWPECYDGSNWVAVGKTAIDVYGGSGTYSGPLYD, from the coding sequence ATGAAAATATTTGGGATGAAAGGAAAAATTTTGCTGGTAGTTGCTATGGTTTTGATGTTCGTATCAGACGGAGCAGTTGCCTTCAACTCTTCCGATTGCCCGGGCGGCATGGTCTCTTACTGGACATTTGATGATCAGTTGAACCCTGGCAAGGATGATTATGGGAATAATCATGGGACTTCGATTGTTAATGCTAATTGGTCTGCTAATGGTAAAGTAGGTGGGGCGATGAGATTTTATGGAACGAGTTATAGCGGAGGGGATAGCTATATTGACATAGCAGACGGAGCAGTGAATTTGCAGACCTTAAGTGTGGCTGCATGGGTCAAATCAGCTGTTCCTTATCAGTATTGGGGATGCTACATCAGTAATTGTCAGCCCGGTTATGATCCCGATCAATGGGCTGCGTGGTGGGGATGTTGCGCTTACGGGGAGGGCAGGCAGGATAATATCCATTTTGGAGTTCAGGGTTTAGAAGGATTTTCAGGTAATACAGACTTAGATAGTAACTGGCATTTTGTTGTTGTAGTGAACGATATGGCCAGCAATGAAAGAAGGATTTACGTTGACGGTCAACTGGATGGGACCTCAACCGCCTTTCCTTATGGAAATCAAGGCAGTCAGGGACATTTAAGGATTGGACAAGATACGTGCTATGACGAAAGATTCAATGGATGGGTCGACGAGATAGCTATTTTTAATAGGGCCTTAACCGCCAGTGAAATCCAGCAGATGTACAACCATGGACTGGCTGGCAAGGGGTATTGCGAGACTGTACCAGGGGGAACACGGATTTACCAGGAAGACCCCGACGAAGAACACCCTAATTACGACCATCCACTTCAGGGCTTCTATTACTATGTAACTTACAATAAACCAACTGGGGCTATAGCTGCCAAGTGGAAAGTCAAGCATGGATATTACGACCCTTATGAAATCAACATTCCGCAGGATTGTTGGGATGCAGATCCAACGAAATTAATGTTACGGTTATACTCAAACTCGAATGACGGAATGGGCCAGTCCGTATCGTGGCCGGAATGTTACGATGGAAGCAACTGGGTTGCCGTAGGGAAAACGGCTATTGATGTTTATGGCGGCTCAGGAACTTACTCTGGTCCCCTATATGACTGA
- a CDS encoding thrombospondin type 3 repeat-containing protein, with product MFMAAQELTLVPYMTDGNWNTYNVWNEIGPVTSTWQIDYSRIAPRWYEEAILWLVEEADSDGDGVQDNEDNCQNVANPDQADSNGVGDACDTVNNGECPDGMVSYWTFDDPVNPGKDIYNGHDGTVEGATWTSSGKVGGAMYFDDDDGIFIGDVRPLSSSPTGSVTYVFWGKPDEVLGEDNKVLIWKGYPWQDKAGDMMCALFYGHGQMSVACHINAGQNLVWYPSFYWTTYVNGDNSVYHHVACVYDSDKLYVYFDGKLVNTADVPDGISDISNDNPFVIGRQGPLSHPYDTSMGYIDEVAVFNRALTASEIRQMYNNGLNVTGYCALSPEIINDLVTFKPIRSTYQTTSDTTGCGDGFVGQFSFDARLRNKSNSAFSLSDLVVEVAGLTNNNLLQNADGVPGGVGARLTVSNDCDYADGVLSPGESVDVTFIICLTEIKSFGFIVDVLGFKTEEQADQEVTSSDASQVKKQLKKTKSRTKGMKFFGRFRPQ from the coding sequence ATGTTTATGGCGGCTCAGGAACTTACTCTGGTCCCCTATATGACTGATGGTAATTGGAACACCTATAACGTATGGAATGAGATAGGCCCTGTTACCAGTACATGGCAAATAGATTACAGCCGAATTGCACCCCGTTGGTATGAAGAAGCAATACTTTGGTTAGTGGAAGAAGCTGATTCAGATGGAGACGGAGTTCAGGACAACGAGGATAACTGTCAAAATGTAGCTAATCCCGATCAGGCAGATAGCAACGGCGTGGGAGATGCATGCGATACCGTTAACAATGGAGAATGCCCGGATGGCATGGTCTCTTACTGGACTTTTGACGACCCTGTAAACCCAGGTAAAGATATTTATAATGGCCATGACGGAACTGTGGAGGGAGCTACCTGGACAAGTAGTGGAAAAGTCGGCGGTGCTATGTATTTTGATGACGATGATGGTATTTTCATAGGAGATGTAAGACCATTATCAAGTTCTCCAACTGGTTCTGTAACATATGTTTTTTGGGGAAAACCAGATGAAGTTTTGGGTGAAGATAATAAGGTTTTAATTTGGAAGGGATATCCATGGCAGGATAAAGCAGGGGATATGATGTGCGCCCTGTTTTACGGACATGGGCAAATGTCCGTAGCTTGCCATATAAATGCCGGTCAAAATCTCGTATGGTACCCTAGTTTTTATTGGACCACTTATGTAAATGGTGATAATTCAGTCTATCATCATGTTGCCTGCGTTTATGATTCTGACAAACTATACGTTTACTTTGACGGTAAACTTGTAAATACTGCTGATGTTCCTGATGGCATATCTGATATTTCCAACGATAACCCTTTTGTTATCGGAAGGCAGGGTCCTCTTAGTCATCCCTATGACACAAGCATGGGTTATATAGACGAAGTAGCCGTCTTTAACAGGGCATTAACAGCAAGTGAAATACGGCAGATGTACAACAACGGGTTAAATGTCACCGGTTATTGTGCACTATCCCCGGAAATTATTAATGACCTTGTTACCTTTAAACCTATACGATCGACATATCAGACTACTTCTGATACCACCGGTTGCGGGGATGGGTTTGTGGGGCAGTTCAGTTTCGATGCAAGACTGAGAAACAAAAGCAATAGCGCATTTTCACTCTCTGATCTTGTTGTTGAGGTTGCCGGGTTGACAAACAATAATTTATTGCAAAATGCTGATGGAGTACCTGGTGGTGTGGGGGCGAGGTTAACCGTCTCTAACGATTGTGATTATGCCGATGGTGTACTAAGCCCGGGTGAATCAGTAGATGTCACTTTCATTATTTGCTTAACGGAGATCAAGTCGTTTGGTTTCATTGTGGATGTGTTGGGGTTTAAGACTGAAGAACAAGCGGATCAGGAAGTGACGAGCTCAGATGCATCGCAAGTCAAAAAGCAATTAAAGAAAACAAAATCCAGGACTAAGGGCATGAAATTCTTCGGCAGGTTCCGTCCTCAGTAG